From one Thermatribacter velox genomic stretch:
- a CDS encoding ANTAR domain-containing protein encodes MYRNNLKEDEAMKVLQRKSRDSNKKLAEIAKEIIEADRILSI; translated from the coding sequence ATGTACAGAAATAACTTAAAAGAAGACGAAGCCATGAAAGTCCTACAGCGCAAAAGCCGGGATAGCAACAAAAAGCTTGCTGAGATTGCGAAAGAAATCATAGAGGCCGACAGGATTTTGAGTATTTAG
- a CDS encoding ABC transporter permease: MLANSRRYSQLAGRFGENWVYLFLALLVLVFGFAGRGFFAVKTLNNILISSSPALLLAAAETFVIITGGIDLSVGFVRGLVSVIAAIVMRDLFALHFSPAFSIFCGVLVGVGLSFLPGLLNGVLVAKFKVPPFIATLGTYGIANGFALRYSKGFPVTFLPPQVGEIGNGFLAYYFPGEGFSFFRSPIGFLDERVRDLVGIGPYAIIIVGVILYVFAFLLSRTQFGQHTYAIGGNIDAARRAGINVERHLIKVYMISSFLSGLSGIMSIFIFSIGTHTQFASSLELFAIAAVVIGGASLMGGKGSIAKTVVGVFILSVLEVGFLTSGIMPFYRYIAVGAILIFAVIVDQILPELGFE; the protein is encoded by the coding sequence ATGCTTGCAAACTCAAGGCGTTATTCACAATTAGCCGGACGGTTTGGTGAAAATTGGGTTTATCTATTTCTGGCCCTTCTGGTGCTTGTCTTTGGGTTTGCGGGGCGGGGCTTTTTTGCGGTTAAAACCCTCAACAACATCCTGATCAGTTCTTCCCCTGCGTTACTTCTTGCTGCAGCGGAGACCTTTGTCATTATTACCGGGGGCATTGACCTTTCGGTGGGCTTTGTACGGGGTCTGGTTTCGGTCATTGCAGCCATAGTGATGCGTGACCTTTTTGCTCTGCATTTCTCTCCTGCCTTTTCCATTTTCTGTGGTGTCCTGGTGGGAGTGGGGTTGAGCTTTCTACCGGGTCTTTTGAACGGCGTCCTGGTGGCCAAGTTTAAAGTTCCTCCTTTTATTGCCACTTTGGGTACTTATGGCATTGCCAACGGCTTTGCGCTGCGCTATAGCAAGGGTTTTCCAGTCACCTTTTTACCGCCTCAGGTGGGCGAAATTGGCAACGGTTTTCTGGCTTATTATTTTCCGGGAGAAGGTTTTAGCTTTTTCAGAAGCCCTATTGGTTTTTTGGATGAGCGGGTGAGGGATCTGGTAGGTATTGGCCCTTACGCCATCATCATTGTAGGAGTTATCCTTTATGTCTTTGCCTTTCTGCTTTCCCGGACTCAGTTTGGCCAGCACACCTATGCCATCGGAGGAAACATCGATGCCGCCCGCCGGGCAGGCATCAACGTAGAGCGCCACTTAATCAAGGTTTACATGATTTCCTCGTTTCTTTCTGGTTTGAGTGGAATTATGTCGATTTTCATTTTTTCCATTGGCACTCACACGCAATTTGCGTCGAGCTTAGAGCTTTTTGCCATTGCCGCGGTGGTAATCGGTGGGGCCAGTCTCATGGGAGGTAAGGGGAGCATTGCTAAGACAGTGGTGGGAGTGTTTATTTTGTCGGTTCTTGAGGTAGGCTTTTTAACTTCGGGTATCATGCCTTTTTACCGCTACATTGCGGTAGGTGCTATTCTGATTTTTGCTGTGATTGTGGATCAAATCTTGCCTGAGCTGGGCTTTGAATAG
- the ilvE gene encoding branched-chain-amino-acid transaminase → MQELRWIWMNGKLLKWEEARVHVLSHALHYGTAIFEGIRCYRTSKGPAVFRLPEHIQRFFDSAKIIRMALPYSKKEIEEAVLQVVRENQVEECYIRPIAFRGYGRMGVDPTECQVDCVIAAWCWGAYMGDKGLTEGIRAKISSYVRTYINAGSPRAKASANYLNSALAKMEARELGYDEAILLDKDGFVSEGSGENIFYVKNGVLFTPHPYSILLGITRDAVIQLARNLGMQVEETLCTRDDLYLADEVFFTGTAAEITPVVEIDNRQIGDGKPGPVTRKLQEHFFRIVRGEEPDYKHWLTYV, encoded by the coding sequence ATGCAAGAATTGCGATGGATATGGATGAACGGTAAATTGTTGAAGTGGGAAGAAGCCAGGGTTCATGTGCTCTCTCATGCGCTTCATTATGGAACAGCCATTTTCGAGGGTATACGCTGCTACCGGACGTCAAAAGGTCCTGCAGTTTTCCGTCTTCCAGAGCATATTCAGCGTTTCTTCGATTCGGCAAAGATAATCCGTATGGCCTTGCCTTACAGCAAAAAAGAAATCGAGGAAGCGGTGCTTCAGGTAGTTCGGGAAAACCAAGTTGAGGAGTGCTATATTCGCCCCATTGCTTTCCGAGGCTACGGCAGGATGGGAGTGGACCCTACGGAGTGTCAGGTGGACTGCGTTATTGCTGCCTGGTGCTGGGGAGCGTACATGGGAGACAAAGGTCTCACCGAAGGGATACGAGCAAAGATTTCTTCCTATGTAAGGACTTATATAAACGCCGGTTCTCCTCGGGCCAAGGCGAGCGCCAATTACCTCAATTCGGCTCTGGCTAAAATGGAAGCTCGGGAACTGGGCTATGATGAGGCCATTCTGCTTGACAAAGATGGATTTGTTTCTGAGGGAAGTGGAGAAAATATTTTCTACGTTAAAAATGGTGTACTGTTCACGCCACATCCTTATTCAATTCTTCTGGGCATCACTCGCGATGCGGTGATTCAGCTGGCCAGAAACCTGGGGATGCAGGTTGAGGAAACTCTGTGCACTCGGGACGACCTGTATCTTGCTGATGAGGTGTTTTTCACCGGAACCGCAGCAGAGATTACTCCGGTGGTGGAAATCGACAACCGCCAGATTGGAGATGGAAAGCCTGGTCCGGTTACTCGCAAACTTCAGGAACACTTTTTCCGCATTGTGCGTGGTGAGGAACCCGACTATAAGCACTGGTTAACCTATGTTTGA
- a CDS encoding phenylacetate--CoA ligase family protein — protein MELLPREELQKIQLNRLKKILVRAYHNLPYYRKKLDEAGVDVYRLKTLEDLKHLPFTTKSDLRKSYPFGAIAEPMHNIVRIHSSSGTTGTATVVGYTRKDIETWAELMARTLCGCGVTEEDIIQVAFGYGLFTGGLGVHYGAEKLGATVVPASAGNTLRQIQILKDFNISVLCCTPSYALYLAEVARENHIDWSQTRFRLGIFGAEPWSEEMRAEIQKKLPIQAFDIYGLSEVIGPGVAFECEEHQGLHISEDHFLPEIIDPETGETLPEGTEGELVFTTLTKEGTPVIRYRTGDISALYYEPCRCGRTLVRMKRVASRTDDMLIVRGVNVYPSQIESVLLSFDGVEPHYQIVLTRENYLDKMEIHVEVSPEVFSDEVKKLEQLRNAIQEKLKAELNLSSEVKLLEPKSLQRTEGKARRVLDLRKKEGSK, from the coding sequence ATGGAGCTTCTTCCCCGAGAAGAACTCCAAAAAATACAGCTTAACCGTTTAAAAAAGATTCTGGTCAGAGCCTACCATAACCTTCCTTACTACCGTAAAAAGCTCGATGAAGCCGGCGTTGACGTGTATCGTTTAAAAACGCTGGAAGACCTCAAGCACCTTCCCTTTACCACCAAATCCGACTTGCGCAAAAGCTACCCCTTCGGAGCTATAGCTGAGCCAATGCACAACATTGTCCGCATTCATTCCTCATCCGGAACTACAGGAACGGCAACCGTGGTGGGCTACACCCGCAAAGATATTGAAACCTGGGCAGAACTGATGGCAAGGACACTCTGTGGATGTGGTGTGACCGAAGAAGATATCATCCAGGTGGCTTTTGGATATGGGCTGTTTACGGGGGGTCTGGGGGTTCACTATGGAGCTGAAAAGCTGGGAGCAACGGTGGTTCCAGCCTCAGCCGGCAACACTCTACGTCAGATTCAGATTCTCAAAGATTTCAACATTTCGGTCCTCTGCTGCACGCCTTCTTATGCTCTGTATCTTGCCGAAGTGGCCCGGGAAAACCACATCGACTGGAGCCAGACCCGCTTTCGCCTGGGAATCTTCGGGGCCGAGCCCTGGTCAGAAGAGATGCGGGCAGAAATCCAGAAAAAGCTCCCCATTCAGGCTTTCGACATCTATGGATTGAGCGAGGTCATCGGCCCGGGCGTGGCATTTGAGTGCGAAGAACACCAGGGGCTCCACATTTCAGAAGACCACTTCCTGCCGGAAATCATCGACCCGGAAACTGGAGAAACACTTCCTGAAGGCACCGAGGGAGAACTGGTGTTCACCACCCTGACCAAAGAAGGAACACCGGTCATTCGCTATCGCACTGGAGACATTTCAGCCCTGTATTATGAGCCCTGCCGGTGTGGAAGGACCCTGGTGCGCATGAAGCGGGTCGCTTCCCGAACTGACGATATGCTCATCGTCCGGGGAGTAAACGTGTATCCCTCCCAAATCGAGAGCGTGCTCTTAAGTTTCGATGGTGTGGAACCCCATTACCAGATCGTGCTTACCCGAGAAAACTATCTGGACAAGATGGAAATACACGTTGAGGTCTCTCCAGAGGTATTTTCAGATGAGGTCAAAAAGCTGGAACAGCTAAGAAATGCTATTCAGGAAAAACTCAAAGCCGAGTTGAACCTCAGCTCTGAAGTAAAACTTCTGGAACCTAAAAGCTTGCAGAGAACAGAAGGCAAAGCCAGGAGAGTCCTTGACCTGAGAAAAAAAGAGGGGTCAAAATGA
- a CDS encoding LacI family DNA-binding transcriptional regulator — MESKVKISMKKESRDSKPTIVDVARLAGVSPATVSHVLNKTKRVTPETEEKVLQAVKTLRYQKNALASTLRSRNSQVIGFVTSQLHSIFWLRVIRAVEYTLSQNGYQMFLGCSYGDPARELELIESMLQSMVGGVIIATCINEINEKELPISPQIMNFLEERCVFVDTYPSGMNVDFVGVNNEEASFQLVELLLKKGYRRIAMVNGDSRILTARERRSGFFKALKEYAVSVDERYIFEGKNLGKRTGLEGANYLLSLDSPPEAVFLASGNLTVGFLEGCREKGVRIPGDIELVGFDDIEWTPVIEPFLTCCVQPSWDIGETAASLLLEKIQEKKEGRAKREVRLKCEVVIRNTFQKG; from the coding sequence ATGGAGAGTAAGGTGAAGATTTCCATGAAGAAAGAGTCCAGAGATTCCAAACCCACCATAGTCGATGTAGCACGTCTGGCTGGGGTTTCTCCGGCTACCGTCTCTCACGTGCTTAATAAAACCAAAAGGGTAACCCCTGAGACCGAAGAAAAGGTACTTCAGGCGGTAAAAACTTTGCGTTATCAAAAAAATGCTCTGGCTTCTACCCTGCGTTCGCGCAATTCTCAGGTAATTGGCTTTGTGACTTCTCAGCTTCACAGTATTTTCTGGCTACGAGTTATCCGTGCTGTTGAATACACTCTTTCTCAAAATGGCTACCAGATGTTTCTGGGTTGTAGCTACGGTGACCCGGCAAGGGAGTTGGAGTTGATTGAAAGCATGCTCCAGAGCATGGTAGGAGGGGTTATAATTGCCACCTGCATTAACGAAATTAATGAAAAAGAACTCCCTATAAGTCCTCAGATCATGAATTTCCTGGAGGAACGCTGTGTTTTTGTAGACACCTACCCTTCAGGTATGAACGTTGATTTTGTAGGAGTTAACAACGAAGAGGCTTCCTTTCAACTTGTCGAACTACTTCTCAAGAAAGGTTACCGTAGGATAGCCATGGTAAACGGTGATTCTCGGATTTTAACTGCACGGGAGCGGAGAAGTGGCTTCTTTAAGGCTTTGAAAGAATACGCTGTTTCTGTGGATGAACGGTACATTTTTGAAGGCAAAAATCTTGGTAAAAGAACTGGTCTTGAAGGAGCAAACTATCTATTATCGCTCGATTCTCCGCCAGAGGCAGTTTTTTTGGCGAGTGGCAATTTGACGGTGGGTTTTCTGGAAGGTTGTAGAGAGAAGGGGGTGAGAATTCCAGGAGATATCGAATTGGTAGGTTTTGATGATATCGAGTGGACTCCGGTAATTGAACCATTTTTAACCTGCTGTGTTCAACCTTCGTGGGATATAGGAGAAACTGCTGCTTCTTTACTTCTTGAAAAAATCCAGGAGAAAAAGGAGGGAAGG
- a CDS encoding ACT domain-containing protein: MKQISVFLENKPGSLHKVLQKLKEWGINLRALALADTADFGVLRFIAENPEEVAEKLKQENFTATITPVIAVGVEDRPGGLCEIVGLLAEQGISIEYLYAFVSPQKDKAYVVLRVENPEQAEAILRKKGKEILEKIPV, encoded by the coding sequence ATGAAACAGATTTCGGTTTTTCTGGAAAACAAACCCGGGAGTCTCCATAAGGTGCTTCAAAAGCTCAAAGAGTGGGGTATCAACCTGAGAGCTCTGGCCCTCGCTGACACCGCCGATTTTGGAGTTTTGCGATTCATTGCTGAAAACCCTGAAGAAGTAGCCGAAAAACTCAAGCAGGAAAACTTCACTGCCACCATAACTCCGGTTATCGCGGTAGGGGTTGAAGACCGACCTGGAGGGCTGTGTGAAATCGTGGGCTTGCTTGCCGAACAGGGAATATCCATTGAATACCTCTACGCCTTTGTATCTCCGCAGAAAGACAAAGCCTACGTGGTGCTGCGGGTTGAAAATCCTGAACAGGCAGAAGCCATTCTTCGCAAAAAGGGAAAAGAAATCCTGGAAAAAATTCCGGTTTAG
- a CDS encoding uroporphyrinogen decarboxylase family protein yields the protein MLKASVEDVRKAMRLEKPALIPQLEYLAHPEFQRKVSGIDPYEEPEKSLVETYRKLGINLVWHTASVDFPEEEEKKAVYQKTPWGSGESIWRKPPFESVEEVLNYSPLKAHSKTKEQRKQELEREWREQNRMWEGVALVPGGIYTTLFMWGVETFGWELFMEAAASKPGHFEEIMQEFFEVSRRDFEAYAEIEGVELFISHDDLAMASGPIFSPRWLEKNIISRYGELWRPLKEKGVKVLFCSDGNYSSLVDLIAEQKPDGFIFESSVSMEMMVKKFGDSKILVGNIDSRVLTIGTPEEVRCEVQRSVLAARDCPGYIINCTGHLPHNIPLENMFAYFDEVKKWRVR from the coding sequence GTGCTGAAAGCATCGGTTGAGGATGTAAGAAAGGCTATGCGACTTGAAAAACCTGCTCTCATTCCTCAACTTGAATACCTTGCTCATCCCGAATTTCAAAGAAAAGTGAGTGGCATCGACCCCTATGAAGAGCCCGAAAAGAGCCTGGTAGAGACTTATAGAAAGCTGGGTATCAACCTGGTGTGGCATACTGCTTCAGTGGATTTTCCGGAAGAAGAGGAAAAGAAAGCAGTGTATCAAAAAACTCCCTGGGGTAGTGGAGAAAGCATTTGGAGGAAACCACCCTTTGAAAGTGTGGAAGAGGTTTTAAATTATTCTCCGCTTAAAGCACACTCCAAGACCAAGGAACAGAGAAAGCAGGAATTGGAGAGAGAATGGCGTGAACAAAATAGAATGTGGGAAGGAGTAGCTCTGGTTCCTGGGGGTATTTATACCACTCTTTTTATGTGGGGAGTGGAAACCTTTGGCTGGGAACTGTTCATGGAAGCGGCTGCGTCGAAACCAGGTCACTTTGAAGAAATAATGCAGGAATTTTTTGAAGTTTCCAGGCGGGACTTTGAAGCCTATGCGGAAATTGAAGGTGTCGAGCTTTTTATAAGCCATGACGATTTGGCTATGGCTTCCGGACCCATTTTTTCACCTCGCTGGCTCGAGAAAAACATTATCTCCCGTTATGGAGAACTTTGGAGACCTCTTAAAGAAAAGGGGGTAAAGGTCCTTTTCTGTTCAGATGGTAACTATTCCTCGCTTGTGGACCTTATAGCCGAGCAAAAGCCAGACGGTTTCATTTTTGAGTCTTCGGTTTCCATGGAAATGATGGTTAAAAAGTTTGGGGATTCGAAAATCCTGGTTGGCAACATTGATTCCCGGGTATTGACGATTGGCACTCCGGAAGAAGTAAGATGTGAGGTTCAGCGTTCGGTTTTAGCTGCTCGTGATTGCCCTGGATACATTATCAACTGCACCGGTCACCTTCCCCACAACATACCCCTTGAAAACATGTTCGCTTATTTCGATGAAGTGAAGAAATGGAGAGTAAGGTGA
- a CDS encoding nucleotidyltransferase domain-containing protein has translation MTSKGLPEATRKKLIEYLESIDFVDFAILFGSLACGKPHPGSDCDLGIATNQEFSLLEIGFLVARLEEIVGREVDLVIVNDLPSRNPALAFEVARGELLFARDSARFVAFKEKAFLRFLDTQFLRNLLNQALLQRIEEGRFGKRSAS, from the coding sequence ATGACTTCCAAGGGCTTACCTGAAGCAACACGTAAGAAACTGATTGAATACCTGGAAAGTATCGATTTTGTGGATTTTGCAATCCTTTTTGGTTCGCTGGCCTGCGGAAAACCGCATCCCGGTAGCGACTGTGATCTGGGTATTGCTACTAACCAGGAATTTTCGCTTTTGGAGATCGGTTTTCTGGTTGCCCGCTTGGAGGAAATCGTGGGAAGAGAGGTTGATTTGGTTATTGTGAATGATCTTCCTTCCCGAAACCCAGCTTTGGCTTTCGAGGTTGCCCGTGGAGAATTGCTTTTTGCGCGAGACAGTGCGCGTTTTGTTGCTTTCAAAGAAAAAGCCTTTTTGCGCTTCCTTGACACCCAGTTTCTCCGCAACCTGCTAAACCAGGCTTTGCTTCAAAGAATTGAGGAGGGTCGTTTTGGCAAAAGAAGTGCTTCTTGA
- a CDS encoding carboxymuconolactone decarboxylase family protein — translation MGNIDQFMEEYRSALRALKEEIPASLGAFNSFYQQVMQEGVLDVKTKELIALAVGVAIHCENCVLLHTRAAQKAGASREEILEAAFVGVVMGGGPAFTFLPVVKRTLDELGK, via the coding sequence GTGGGGAATATTGACCAGTTCATGGAGGAATATCGCTCGGCACTGCGTGCGCTCAAAGAAGAGATACCAGCTTCTCTGGGAGCTTTCAACAGCTTTTATCAGCAGGTAATGCAGGAAGGGGTTTTGGATGTAAAAACCAAGGAGCTTATTGCGCTGGCAGTTGGTGTGGCTATTCACTGTGAAAACTGTGTTTTGCTGCACACCAGGGCAGCCCAAAAAGCCGGTGCCTCACGTGAAGAAATTCTGGAGGCGGCTTTTGTCGGTGTGGTCATGGGCGGAGGGCCGGCTTTTACCTTTTTGCCGGTGGTAAAAAGAACGCTTGATGAGCTGGGGAAGTAG
- a CDS encoding ABC transporter substrate-binding protein, whose protein sequence is MKKFLVLLLVCAFGVSLLSVAALAQGKKPKIAWCPAISDPFYYMIGKGIEDKCKELGLELFVAEYPKAWGPEVQVPILEAVAARGDIDVIITGPTSKEALIAPLKRIYDSGIEIITVDTYIGDGDYSKPSEYSFPLTFIGTDNFQGGVEIAHRLAEMIGKKGKVFVETTNPDVSSVVERVEGFKKGISEYPDIELVGVEYCLDIQEKAQQQVAAALQANPDIVGIFGTNLYSAQGAYQAVVNAGLKGAVKIASWDATEDLIKALREGKVDLVLAQKPYEMGTLAVEWAYKYFVEGQEVPKRIVPGFFFFTRENVDDPEAQQYIYKVD, encoded by the coding sequence GTGAAGAAGTTTTTGGTTTTACTTCTGGTTTGTGCTTTCGGTGTTTCTCTTCTCTCAGTGGCAGCCCTGGCGCAAGGGAAAAAGCCCAAAATAGCCTGGTGTCCTGCTATCAGTGATCCCTTTTATTACATGATTGGAAAAGGCATTGAGGATAAGTGTAAGGAACTGGGTCTTGAGCTTTTCGTGGCCGAGTACCCCAAGGCCTGGGGTCCTGAAGTGCAGGTACCCATTCTTGAAGCAGTGGCAGCGCGCGGAGATATCGACGTGATTATCACCGGACCCACTTCCAAAGAGGCTCTGATTGCGCCACTGAAACGCATTTATGATAGTGGTATAGAGATCATCACCGTAGATACCTACATCGGTGATGGTGACTACTCCAAGCCCAGTGAGTATTCTTTCCCGCTTACTTTCATTGGGACTGACAATTTCCAGGGTGGGGTGGAAATAGCCCATCGTCTTGCTGAAATGATTGGCAAAAAGGGCAAAGTTTTTGTGGAGACCACCAACCCTGATGTGTCAAGCGTTGTGGAACGGGTTGAAGGCTTCAAGAAAGGGATTTCAGAGTATCCGGACATCGAGCTGGTAGGCGTTGAGTACTGCCTGGACATTCAGGAAAAGGCCCAGCAGCAGGTTGCTGCAGCGCTACAGGCTAACCCGGATATCGTGGGTATTTTTGGTACCAATCTTTACAGTGCACAGGGAGCGTATCAGGCAGTGGTGAATGCCGGCCTGAAGGGTGCAGTGAAAATTGCTTCCTGGGACGCCACCGAAGACCTCATCAAAGCCTTGCGGGAAGGCAAGGTGGATTTGGTGTTGGCCCAGAAGCCCTACGAGATGGGAACCCTGGCTGTCGAGTGGGCCTACAAGTACTTTGTAGAGGGTCAGGAAGTTCCCAAACGTATCGTTCCTGGTTTCTTCTTCTTCACCAGGGAAAACGTGGACGATCCGGAGGCACAGCAGTACATCTACAAAGTAGATTAA
- a CDS encoding DUF86 domain-containing protein, whose translation MAKEVLLERIRRLEENIKELSLFREKVKLEEVRADKIREWALRYGLLETIQAVIDIACHLVSLNNLGSPATYSECITLLEKNGYIDSNLTQRLVSMVGLRNLLIHEYATIDVEALYRCLSEIEDFVDFVHAIQPYIG comes from the coding sequence TTGGCAAAAGAAGTGCTTCTTGAGCGCATCAGGCGACTGGAAGAAAATATCAAAGAGCTTTCCCTTTTTCGAGAAAAAGTAAAGCTTGAAGAAGTCCGCGCTGATAAAATCCGGGAGTGGGCACTCCGGTATGGTTTACTGGAAACTATTCAGGCGGTTATTGATATTGCTTGCCATCTGGTAAGTCTCAATAATCTGGGGAGCCCTGCTACTTATTCTGAGTGTATTACGCTTCTTGAGAAAAATGGGTATATTGATTCGAACCTTACTCAACGGCTGGTCAGTATGGTGGGTTTACGCAACCTCCTTATTCATGAATATGCAACCATTGATGTGGAGGCGCTTTATCGGTGTCTTTCCGAAATAGAGGATTTTGTGGACTTTGTACATGCGATACAGCCTTATATTGGGTGA
- a CDS encoding ATP-binding cassette domain-containing protein, whose translation MEERKPLLEVRDIVKRFGGLVAVNRVSMEVYPGEVVALLGDNGAGKSTLIKVISGVYRPDEGRIFFEGKEVKIQNPMDAIRLGIETIYQDLALAENLNVYSNIFLGREKLKKWLGLVSVLDHDYMLEESRKILDRLGIEIASLKSKIKNLSGGQRQSVAISRSIYWNAKLLIMDEPTAALGVAEQRKVLDLIRTLREQGVAIIIISHQLYDVFQVADRMVVLRRGEKVGERLREETTPEEITSLIIGAELVEEDRRA comes from the coding sequence GTGGAGGAGAGAAAACCTCTTCTGGAAGTGCGGGACATTGTCAAGCGCTTTGGCGGTCTGGTAGCGGTGAACCGGGTGAGTATGGAAGTGTATCCCGGAGAGGTGGTTGCTCTTCTCGGGGACAACGGAGCGGGCAAGTCGACGCTGATTAAGGTAATATCCGGGGTGTACCGGCCTGACGAAGGGCGCATTTTCTTTGAAGGAAAAGAGGTAAAAATCCAGAACCCTATGGACGCCATCCGGCTGGGTATTGAGACCATTTATCAGGACCTGGCACTGGCTGAGAACCTGAATGTGTACTCTAACATTTTTCTGGGCAGAGAGAAGCTGAAAAAGTGGCTGGGCCTGGTCTCTGTCCTGGACCATGACTATATGCTTGAAGAATCCAGGAAGATTCTGGACCGCCTGGGTATTGAAATCGCTTCACTCAAGAGCAAGATCAAGAACCTCTCGGGTGGCCAGAGGCAGTCGGTAGCCATTTCACGTTCTATTTACTGGAATGCTAAGCTGCTCATCATGGACGAGCCCACTGCCGCATTGGGCGTTGCTGAACAACGCAAGGTTCTGGACCTCATCCGCACCCTTCGGGAACAGGGAGTGGCAATAATCATAATCAGCCATCAACTCTACGACGTTTTCCAGGTGGCTGATCGCATGGTTGTCCTGCGTCGCGGTGAGAAAGTTGGGGAGCGCTTGCGAGAAGAGACCACTCCTGAAGAAATAACCAGCCTGATCATTGGTGCTGAGCTGGTGGAGGAAGATAGGAGAGCATAA
- a CDS encoding ABC transporter permease has product MQILSVRKKHWLETFGRYWILFFLIGEAAFFSLTGMGFFSARNFQNILVASTTILLLAAGETFVIISGGIDLSVGFVMGFSCVVCAKIMVTLQALGLAEPLAILLGIGGCLLIGLLPGFVNGFLVARMRVPPFIATFGMYGIAYGFAEIISGNVPIANLPKMVGFIGNGYLLYYLPGKALTWLSPPQGISRAEIRELIPLIPNVFFFALLVVLVFAFLLSRTQFGQHTYAIGGNIDAARRAGINVERHLIKVYMISSFFAALGGVMYTLRFVTGRADAGAARMLDSIAAVVIGGASLYGGTGTMIGSILGTLIIGILETGMVNRGLPTYNKYIWVGIILVMAVLIDQFFLEEHRKEG; this is encoded by the coding sequence GTGCAGATTCTGAGCGTTCGGAAAAAGCACTGGCTGGAAACCTTTGGCAGGTACTGGATCCTTTTCTTCCTGATCGGTGAAGCTGCTTTCTTCAGTCTTACCGGTATGGGGTTTTTCAGTGCCAGGAATTTCCAGAACATCCTGGTTGCTTCCACCACCATCCTTTTGCTCGCTGCTGGGGAAACTTTTGTAATCATAAGCGGTGGGATTGACCTTTCAGTGGGCTTTGTGATGGGTTTTTCCTGTGTGGTGTGTGCCAAAATCATGGTTACTCTGCAGGCCCTGGGTTTGGCCGAGCCGCTGGCTATCTTGCTGGGGATTGGTGGTTGCCTGCTCATCGGGCTTTTACCAGGTTTTGTCAACGGATTTTTGGTAGCCAGGATGCGCGTTCCACCCTTTATTGCCACTTTCGGGATGTATGGTATCGCCTATGGTTTTGCCGAGATTATAAGTGGTAATGTCCCAATAGCCAACCTTCCCAAAATGGTGGGCTTTATCGGTAACGGCTATCTCCTGTATTATTTGCCAGGGAAAGCGCTTACCTGGCTGAGTCCTCCTCAAGGCATCAGTAGGGCCGAGATACGAGAACTGATTCCCCTTATTCCCAACGTTTTCTTTTTCGCACTTCTGGTGGTTCTGGTCTTTGCCTTTCTGCTTTCCCGGACTCAGTTTGGCCAGCACACCTATGCCATCGGAGGAAACATCGATGCCGCCCGCCGGGCAGGCATCAACGTAGAGCGCCACTTAATCAAGGTTTACATGATTTCCTCGTTTTTTGCAGCGCTTGGTGGAGTGATGTATACCCTGCGTTTCGTTACCGGGAGAGCTGATGCAGGTGCAGCCAGAATGCTGGACTCAATCGCTGCAGTGGTAATCGGCGGAGCCAGCCTTTACGGGGGCACCGGGACCATGATTGGTTCCATACTGGGAACGCTGATCATCGGGATTCTGGAGACGGGAATGGTAAACCGGGGGTTGCCCACCTATAATAAGTACATCTGGGTAGGTATCATCCTGGTCATGGCGGTTTTGATTGACCAGTTTTTCCTGGAAGAGCACAGAAAGGAAGGTTGA